One Glycine max cultivar Williams 82 chromosome 3, Glycine_max_v4.0, whole genome shotgun sequence DNA window includes the following coding sequences:
- the LOC100527837 gene encoding uncharacterized protein LOC100527837, with translation MGGSSEDFSVVVLASDLGVDARPFLEHDQQQEEENWHDCSQYLSPDEDFSDLDQLQFLRLQGSDKNSNRILRIVGKYFPATVVSAERLKRYVFNKICSELPEGPFCIAYMHSTVQKEDNSPGITILRWIYEELPADFKDRLQTVYFVHPGFRSRLVIATLGRFFLSGGLYWKIKYVSRLQYLWDDIKKGEIEIPDFVKSHDDILENRPLTDYGIEPDPFHLTGMPSTTYSFGKYEERWAGRNYVS, from the exons ATGGGAGGTTCATCGGAGGATTTCTCGGTGGTGGTGCTGGCGTCGGACCTCGGCGTCGATGCGCGACCTTTCCTCGAACACGATCAACAGCAAGAAGAAGAGAATTGGCACGACTGTTCCCAGTACCTCTCCCCCGACGAGGACTTCTCCGATCTCGATCAGTTGCAATTCCTCCGCCTCCAAGGCTCCGACAAGAACTCCAATCGCATTCTCCGCATCGTCGGCAAGTACTTTCCCG CAACTGTTGTGAGTGCGGAGCGGCTCAAGCGGTATGTGTTCAACAAAATTTGCAGTGAGTTGCCTGAGGGGCCCTTCTGTATTGCTTACATGCACAGCACTGTTCAGAAGGAGGATAATTCCCCTGGCATCACCATCTTGAGGTGGATCTATGAAGAACTTCCTGCTGATTTCAAGGACAGGCTTCAGACTGTGTATTTCGTCCACCCTGGCTTTCGGTCCCGGCTAGTCATCGCTACTCTTGGCCGCTTTTTCTTGAGTGGAGG ATTATATTGGAAGATCAAGTATGTAAGCCGGCTTCAGTACCTTTGGGATGACATAAAGAAAGGAGAGATTGAGATACCGGATTTTGTGAAAAGTCATGATGATATTCTGGAGAATAGACCACTCACTGATTATGGCATTGAACCTGACCCCTTTCACTTGACTGGGATGCCTTCAACTACCTACTCATTTGGAAAGTACGAGGAGAGATGGGCGGGAAGGAATTATGTGTCTTAG
- the LOC100783830 gene encoding lycopene beta cyclase, chloroplastic: MINMDTLLKTPNKLEFLHPLHGYSEKLSSSGSSRVQNQYFGFGSKKPTVRWGKCGNLRASSSALLELVPEFKKENLDFELPLYDSSKGAMVDLAVVGGGPAGLAVAQQVSEAGLSVCAIDPNPRLIWPNNYGVWVDEFEAMDLLDCLDTIWSGAVVFIDDKTKKDLDRPYGRVNRKLLKSKMLQKCISNGVKFHQAKVIKVIHEEAKSLLICNDGVTVHATVVLDATGFSRCLVQYDKPYNPGYQVAYGILAEVDEHPFDVDKMLFMDWRDSHLDNDMELKQRNSRIPTFLYAMPFSSTKIFLEETSLVARPGLRMDDIQERMAARLKHLGIRVKSIEEDEHCVIPMGGPLPVLPQRVVGIGGTAGMVHPSTGYMVARTLAAAPIVANSIVQCLGSDRGFSGDEISAQVWKDLWPIQRRRQREFFCFGMDILLKLDLPGTKRFFDAFFDLEPHYWHGFLSSRLFLHELLFFGLSLFSYASNTSRVEIMAKGTLPLVNMINNLVKDTE, from the coding sequence ATGATAAATATGGATACTTTGCTCAAAACACCCAACAAGCTTGAGTTTTTGCACCCACTTCACGGTTACTCGGAAAAATTGAGCAGTTCAGGTTCCTCTAGGGTGCAAAATCAGTATTTTGGGTTTGGTTCCAAGAAACCAACTGTGAGATGGGGTAAATGTGGTAACTTGAGGGCTAGTAGCAGTGCCCTTTTGGAGCTTGTTCCTGAATTCAAGAAGGAGAATCTGGATTTTGAACTTCCTTTGTATGATTCCTCAAAGGGTGCTATGGTTGATCTTGCTGTTGTGGGAGGGGGCCCTGCAGGGCTTGCAGTTGCACAGCAGGTTTCTGAGGCGGGGCTTTCGGTTTGTGCCATTGATCCAAACCCTAGATTGATTTGGCCCAATAATTATGGGGTTTGGGTGGATGAGTTTGAGGCCATGGATTTGCTTGATTGCCTTGACACCATTTGGTCTGGCGCGGTTGTCTTCATTGACGACAAAACAAAGAAGGATCTAGATAGGCCTTATGGGAGGGTCAACAGGAAGCTGCTGAAGTCCAAGATGCTGCAGAAATGCATATCGAATGGCGTCAAGTTTCACCAAGCGAAAGTTATCAAGGTTATTCATGAGGAGGCCAAATCTTTGTTGATTTGTAATGATGGTGTCACTGTTCATGCCACTGTGGTTCTCGATGCAACTGGCTTTTCGAGATGCCTTGTTCAGTATGATAAACCGTATAATCCGGGATACCAAGTTGCTTATGGGATTTTGGCCGAGGTTGATGAACACCCATTTGATGTAGATAAAATGCTTTTTATGGACTGGAGAGATTCACATCTGGACAATGACATGGAACTGAAGCAGAGAAATAGTAGAATACCCACTTTTCTATATGCGATGCCCTTTTCATCCACTAAGATATTTCTTGAAGAAACTTCTCTTGTGGCACGCCCTGGGTTGCGAATGGATGATATACAAGAAAGAATGGCTGCTAGGTTGAAACACTTGGGTATTAGAGTGAAAAGCATTGAAGAAGATGAGCATTGTGTCATTCCAATGGGTGGCCCCCTCCCAGTTCTCCCCCAAAGAGTTGTTGGAATTGGCGGTACCGCAGGAATGGTGCATCCTTCAACAGGGTATATGGTAGCAAGGACCCTAGCTGCGGCTCCTATTGTTGCTAATTCTATTGTTCAGTGCCTTGGTTCTGATAGAGGTTTTTCAGGAGATGAAATATCTGCACAAGTGTGGAAAGATTTATGGCCTATCCAAAGGAGGCGACAAAGGGAGTTCTTCTGTTTTGGTATGGACATCTTACTCAAGCTTGATTTACCAGGCACAAAGAGATTTTTTGATGCGTTTTTTGATCTGGAACCTCATTACTGGCATGGATTCTTATCATCAAGACTGTTTCTTCATGAGCTCTTATTTTTTGGACTCTCTCTATTTTCTTATGCTTCTAATACATCTAGGGTAGAGATTATGGCAAAGGGAACTCTTCCTTTGGTAAACATGATCAACAACTTGGTAAAAGATACAGAATAA